One genomic window of Clostridioides sp. ES-S-0054-01 includes the following:
- the yaaA gene encoding peroxide stress protein YaaA: MIIMLSPAKNMKNIEVFDRDLNLPCFIDNTKEIVKNINTFSIEDFKNKMKINEKLAVLNKNRFESIKFDRLGSPAILTYDGIQYKNIEAENFTKQDEEFADSCIRIISGLYGLVKPYDSIYEYRLEMQTKLQIGEFKNLYEYWGNRIYKELSKEKTAIINLSSNEYSKSIERFIKDSDTYITCTFKVNKNGILKVESTQAKKARGMMAKYIVKNRIINIEELKKFNLEGYKYQENLSDNSEYIFVKE; the protein is encoded by the coding sequence ATGATTATAATGTTATCACCAGCTAAAAATATGAAGAATATAGAAGTATTTGATAGAGATTTGAATTTGCCCTGTTTTATAGATAATACAAAAGAAATAGTGAAAAATATAAATACATTTAGCATAGAAGATTTTAAAAATAAAATGAAGATTAATGAAAAATTAGCTGTGTTAAATAAAAATAGATTTGAAAGCATTAAGTTCGATAGATTAGGAAGCCCTGCAATCTTAACTTATGATGGAATACAGTATAAAAATATAGAAGCAGAAAATTTTACAAAGCAAGATGAAGAATTTGCAGATAGTTGTATTCGAATCATAAGTGGATTGTATGGGCTTGTAAAACCATACGATAGTATATATGAATATAGGTTAGAAATGCAGACAAAATTACAGATAGGTGAGTTTAAGAATTTATATGAATATTGGGGAAATCGCATATATAAAGAATTAAGCAAAGAAAAAACAGCTATCATTAATCTTTCATCAAATGAATACAGCAAGTCAATAGAAAGATTTATTAAAGATAGTGATACATATATTACATGTACTTTTAAAGTAAACAAAAATGGTATATTGAAAGTGGAATCTACACAAGCAAAGAAGGCTAGAGGTATGATGGCAAAGTACATTGTAAAAAATAGGATAATAAATATTGAGGAGCTAAAAAAGTTTAACTTAGAAGGATATAAGTACCAAGAAAACTTATCTGATAATAGTGAATACATATTTGTAAAAGAGTAG
- a CDS encoding cation-translocating P-type ATPase produces MENHKQMPWHSRATHEILESLDSSEEGLTDTEAEKRLKKSGLNELRKKSPRTTLQMLWSQITDAMVLILIGAAMLSLIFGEFTEAFVILIIVIVNAIIGIVQEKKAEISLEALKNMNSPIARVMRDGEECVIPASNLVVGDIVFLEDGAMIPADLRLIETSSLKIQEASLTGESVPSEKDADTILPEECVLGDRSNMAYTSSIVTYGRGVGVVVATGMDTEVGNIAHLLDSQDDFDTPIKRKLNTVGKTLSVIGIIVCVVIFAIGAFYQRPLLPMFMIAISLAISIIPEGLPATATIVMALGVQRMAKRNALIRKLPAVETLGGSTVICCDKTGTLTLNKMTVTHIAVNGDFESGKVTSIDTASEKHPLVYKEIVYAGALCNDACINPDKTDEILGDPTEGALIFMADKFGINQEALEEEYPRLFEQPFDSDRKCMTTVHSIDGKITAYTKGAVDEILDLCTRILTSKGERNITELDKKNIHELCLTMSKDALRVLGFAKREISSIPKEESENIEYDLTFIGMVGMIDPPRTEVIEAVSTCKEAGIRTIMITGDHKVTATTIAHELGIWSEGNTVISGDELDNLSDDELDEAVKNTTVFARVSPFDKLRIIKSLKRIGEVPAMTGDGVNDSPALKSADIGIAMGISGTDVAKDSSDMILMDDSFTTIAYAIKEGRRVYRNIQKVIQFLLVGNIAEILTLFVAILLNWDTPLLAVHILWVNLATATLPALALGVDPPSRNIMKHQPVKSTTLFEKNLIQRVVTQGIFVAIMTILAYKIGLNIENHSVGQTMAFCVLAFSQMLRAFSQRSNTDSMFNRNNGKNPFLLISFLTSALLIAVILFVPVFRNAFSLTILNSSEWLITIVLAVMSVVQVEVGKVIKRKKLKK; encoded by the coding sequence ATGGAAAATCACAAACAGATGCCTTGGCATTCAAGAGCAACTCATGAAATTTTAGAAAGTCTAGATTCATCAGAGGAGGGGCTCACCGATACCGAGGCGGAAAAACGGCTTAAAAAGAGTGGTTTAAATGAACTGAGGAAAAAATCCCCTAGAACAACCTTACAAATGCTTTGGAGTCAAATTACAGATGCTATGGTTCTCATACTAATAGGAGCGGCAATGTTGTCTTTAATATTTGGCGAATTTACAGAAGCTTTTGTAATACTAATAATTGTAATAGTAAATGCAATTATTGGTATTGTTCAAGAAAAAAAGGCTGAAATATCATTAGAAGCATTAAAAAATATGAATTCACCTATAGCTCGTGTTATGCGTGATGGTGAAGAATGTGTTATTCCAGCAAGTAATCTTGTAGTAGGAGATATTGTTTTTTTAGAAGATGGTGCTATGATTCCAGCAGACCTTCGTTTGATAGAAACATCAAGTTTAAAAATTCAAGAGGCTTCTTTAACAGGAGAATCTGTTCCATCAGAAAAAGATGCAGATACAATCTTACCTGAAGAATGTGTATTAGGAGACCGTAGCAATATGGCTTATACATCTTCAATCGTAACGTATGGTAGAGGCGTAGGTGTTGTAGTTGCAACTGGTATGGATACAGAGGTGGGTAACATAGCACATCTTTTAGATTCACAAGATGATTTTGACACTCCTATAAAACGTAAGCTTAATACCGTTGGAAAGACATTAAGTGTCATAGGTATTATTGTATGCGTTGTTATATTTGCAATAGGTGCATTTTATCAGAGACCTCTCTTGCCAATGTTTATGATTGCAATTTCCCTTGCCATATCAATTATTCCAGAGGGATTACCTGCAACAGCTACTATTGTAATGGCTTTAGGCGTACAGCGTATGGCTAAAAGAAATGCTTTAATTAGAAAATTGCCTGCTGTTGAAACATTAGGAGGATCTACAGTAATATGTTGCGATAAAACTGGTACATTAACTTTAAACAAAATGACTGTTACACATATTGCTGTAAATGGAGATTTTGAATCTGGGAAAGTGACGTCAATAGATACTGCATCTGAAAAACATCCACTAGTATATAAAGAGATTGTTTATGCTGGTGCTCTTTGTAATGATGCATGCATTAATCCAGATAAAACTGATGAAATATTAGGTGACCCGACAGAGGGCGCATTAATTTTTATGGCTGACAAATTTGGAATAAATCAAGAGGCTCTTGAAGAAGAATATCCACGTTTATTTGAACAGCCTTTTGATTCTGATAGAAAATGTATGACAACTGTTCACAGTATAGATGGAAAGATTACTGCCTATACAAAAGGTGCAGTAGACGAAATTCTTGATTTATGTACTAGAATATTAACATCAAAAGGTGAAAGAAATATTACTGAATTAGATAAAAAGAATATACACGAATTATGTCTTACAATGTCTAAAGATGCATTGCGTGTACTTGGTTTTGCTAAGCGTGAGATTTCATCTATACCAAAAGAAGAAAGTGAAAACATAGAATATGATTTAACATTTATAGGTATGGTTGGTATGATTGACCCACCAAGAACTGAAGTAATTGAGGCAGTAAGTACTTGTAAAGAAGCAGGTATAAGAACCATAATGATAACAGGTGACCATAAAGTTACTGCTACAACAATAGCTCATGAGTTAGGAATATGGAGTGAAGGAAATACTGTAATATCTGGTGATGAACTTGATAATTTAAGTGATGATGAACTAGATGAAGCTGTTAAAAATACTACAGTATTTGCTCGTGTGTCCCCATTTGATAAACTTAGAATAATAAAATCTTTAAAAAGAATTGGAGAAGTACCAGCAATGACTGGGGATGGTGTAAACGATTCTCCTGCCTTAAAATCTGCTGATATTGGTATAGCTATGGGTATAAGTGGTACAGATGTTGCAAAAGATTCTTCTGATATGATTTTAATGGATGATAGCTTTACAACAATTGCTTATGCAATAAAAGAAGGTAGGCGTGTATATAGGAACATACAAAAAGTTATACAATTCTTGCTTGTTGGTAATATAGCAGAGATACTTACACTGTTTGTAGCAATACTATTAAATTGGGATACTCCACTTCTTGCTGTTCATATTCTGTGGGTAAACCTTGCAACTGCTACACTTCCAGCTCTTGCTCTTGGAGTTGACCCACCAAGCAGAAATATAATGAAGCATCAGCCAGTGAAATCAACCACTTTGTTTGAAAAAAACCTTATACAAAGAGTTGTTACCCAAGGTATATTTGTGGCAATAATGACTATTTTAGCATATAAAATTGGTCTTAATATAGAAAATCATTCTGTAGGTCAAACAATGGCGTTTTGTGTATTAGCATTTTCACAGATGTTACGAGCATTTAGCCAGCGTTCAAATACAGATTCAATGTTTAATAGAAATAATGGTAAAAATCCATTTCTTTTAATCTCGTTTTTAACTTCTGCATTGCTAATAGCAGTAATACTGTTTGTACCTGTTTTTAGAAATGCTTTTAGTCTAACTATTTTAAATAGTTCAGAGTGGCTTATAACAATTGTTTTAGCTGTAATGTCTGTAGTTCAAGTAGAGGTTGGGAAAGTTATTAAAAGAAAAAAATTAAAAAAATAG
- a CDS encoding O-acetylhomoserine aminocarboxypropyltransferase/cysteine synthase, whose product MYNKETICVQGNYKPGNGEPRVLPLYQSTTFKYSSIDQLAELFDLKVDGHIYSRISNPTIQAFEEKISLLEGGVSSVAVSSGQSANMLAVLNICKSGDSILCSSKVYGGTFNLLGPSLKKFGIDLISFDLDSSEDEIAELANENTKVVFAETLANPTLEVIDFEKIANVAKRINVPFIVDNSLASPVLCNPLKYGVNIVTHSTTKYLDGHASSVGGIIVDGGNFNWDNGKFPELVEPDPTYHGISYTEKFGNAAYATKARVQLLRDYGNCLSPFNAYLTNLNVETLHLRMERHSENALKIARFLEKHENVDWINYPGLEDNKYYENAKKYLSKGYSGVLSFGVRGGLENAKKFVEKLQIASLVTHVSDVRTCVIHPASTTHRQLTEEQLIASGVLPSLIRLSVGIENVEDLIADLNQALNF is encoded by the coding sequence ATGTATAATAAAGAGACAATATGTGTGCAAGGAAATTATAAACCAGGTAATGGAGAACCAAGAGTATTACCTTTATATCAAAGTACAACTTTTAAATATAGCAGTATAGACCAACTTGCTGAATTATTCGATTTAAAGGTTGATGGACATATATATTCAAGAATAAGTAATCCTACTATTCAAGCTTTTGAAGAGAAAATAAGTTTACTAGAAGGAGGAGTATCTTCTGTAGCTGTATCATCAGGTCAATCTGCAAATATGTTGGCAGTTTTAAATATATGTAAATCAGGAGATAGCATACTTTGTTCTTCAAAAGTATATGGAGGAACATTCAATTTATTAGGACCTAGTCTTAAAAAATTTGGTATAGATTTAATATCGTTTGACTTAGATTCAAGTGAAGATGAGATAGCAGAACTTGCAAATGAAAATACTAAAGTTGTGTTTGCAGAAACACTTGCAAATCCAACTCTTGAAGTTATAGATTTTGAAAAAATAGCAAATGTAGCTAAGAGAATTAATGTTCCATTTATAGTTGATAATTCATTAGCATCTCCAGTGCTTTGTAACCCTTTAAAGTATGGAGTAAATATAGTTACTCATTCTACTACAAAATATTTAGACGGGCATGCTTCAAGTGTTGGGGGAATTATAGTAGACGGTGGAAACTTTAACTGGGATAATGGAAAATTTCCAGAATTAGTTGAACCAGACCCAACGTACCATGGAATAAGTTATACTGAAAAATTTGGAAATGCTGCGTATGCAACTAAAGCAAGAGTTCAATTACTTAGGGATTATGGAAATTGTTTAAGCCCGTTTAATGCATATCTTACTAACTTAAATGTTGAAACACTGCACCTTAGAATGGAGAGACATAGTGAAAACGCACTTAAAATAGCTAGGTTTTTAGAAAAACATGAAAATGTAGACTGGATTAATTATCCAGGGCTTGAAGATAACAAGTATTATGAGAATGCTAAAAAATATTTATCAAAAGGGTATAGTGGAGTTTTATCATTTGGAGTAAGAGGTGGGCTAGAAAATGCAAAAAAATTTGTGGAAAAACTACAGATAGCATCTTTGGTTACGCATGTTTCAGATGTAAGAACATGTGTTATACACCCAGCTTCAACTACTCATAGACAATTAACAGAAGAACAATTAATTGCATCTGGAGTATTGCCTTCACTAATAAGATTGTCAGTTGGAATAGAAAATGTAGAGGATTTAATAGCTGATTTAAATCAAGCTTTAAATTTCTAA
- the metA gene encoding homoserine O-succinyltransferase — MALILPKGLPVINKLLEEGIDVIYKEDFNKELKYEENIDTKIAILNLMPIKIDTELDLLRRIDKTGFNVSVEFIKISTRESKRSCNEYVKEFYKTFDEAKEEYFDGLIITGAPVEQMEFEEVDYWNELEEIMDYSKRKTKSTLYICWAAQASLYKYYNVKKLPLSQKCFGVFKHKVDKNSKIVDGFEKEFFAPHSRHTTVNIEALKENKELSIVSHSKEAGPYIITNSRDVFVMGHSEYDKYTLDKEYKRDINRGDEISIPQNYYINDDPSEEPAVKWKKHSELLFRNWIKNYLIQ, encoded by the coding sequence ATGGCTTTAATACTACCAAAAGGATTACCTGTTATTAATAAATTATTAGAGGAAGGAATAGATGTAATTTACAAAGAAGATTTTAATAAGGAATTAAAATATGAAGAAAACATAGATACTAAGATAGCTATACTGAATCTAATGCCTATAAAGATAGATACAGAATTAGATTTACTAAGAAGGATAGATAAAACAGGATTCAATGTATCTGTGGAATTTATTAAAATTTCAACAAGAGAGAGTAAGAGAAGTTGCAATGAATATGTTAAAGAATTTTATAAAACATTTGATGAAGCCAAAGAAGAATACTTTGATGGTCTTATAATAACAGGAGCTCCAGTTGAACAAATGGAGTTTGAAGAAGTTGATTATTGGAATGAACTAGAAGAGATTATGGATTATTCTAAAAGAAAAACTAAATCTACATTATATATATGTTGGGCGGCTCAAGCAAGTCTTTACAAATACTACAATGTAAAAAAACTTCCACTAAGTCAAAAATGTTTTGGAGTATTTAAGCATAAAGTAGATAAGAATAGTAAGATAGTAGATGGGTTTGAAAAAGAATTTTTTGCCCCACATTCAAGACATACTACTGTAAATATTGAAGCTCTAAAAGAGAATAAAGAGTTGAGCATTGTGAGTCATTCTAAAGAAGCTGGTCCTTATATAATTACAAATTCGAGAGATGTATTCGTAATGGGTCATAGCGAGTATGATAAATACACTCTTGATAAAGAGTATAAGAGGGATATAAATAGAGGCGATGAAATATCGATACCTCAAAATTACTACATTAATGATGACCCTTCAGAAGAGCCAGCTGTAAAATGGAAAAAACATTCAGAATTGTTGTTTAGAAATTGGATAAAAAACTATTTGATACAATAA
- a CDS encoding MarR family transcriptional regulator has translation MDEMSFKKELLELTRDINMKFTTLLSKFYQPLGITAVQALILSELCEHGEKKISDLGKNLNMTNSNLSVICQRLEKNGFLNRIRDIEDQRIVKVKVTNKSLDIQENISSSIFDSYFENMTSEKLQDMEDIIEGLEKLNKLLTHIDCK, from the coding sequence ATGGACGAGATGAGTTTTAAGAAAGAGCTATTAGAGTTGACTAGAGACATAAATATGAAGTTTACAACTTTATTAAGTAAGTTTTATCAGCCACTTGGTATTACAGCAGTGCAAGCTTTGATTTTATCAGAGTTATGTGAACATGGAGAGAAAAAGATAAGCGATTTAGGTAAAAACTTAAACATGACAAATAGTAATCTATCAGTAATCTGTCAGAGACTTGAAAAAAATGGTTTTTTAAATCGCATAAGAGATATAGAAGACCAGCGAATTGTGAAAGTAAAAGTTACAAATAAATCATTGGATATACAAGAGAATATTTCAAGTAGTATTTTTGATAGTTATTTTGAAAATATGACTAGTGAAAAATTGCAAGATATGGAAGATATAATAGAAGGTTTAGAAAAATTAAATAAGCTTTTAACTCACATTGATTGCAAATAA
- the ftsH gene encoding ATP-dependent zinc metalloprotease FtsH, producing MDEHKPQKRSALYYYTVIIIVVMFLNALIFPSLMDKKMVEIDYGKFLTMLDTGKVKAVEIENNRIAINPSSSKDKNIYITGRMDDPELVDRLKNAKVEFTKVIPKENSPLLSILLTWIIPIGILMLFGNLMMKSMQKRMGGNAMQFGKSNAKMYVSAQSGKRFNDVAGQDEAKEALSEIVDFLHNPEKYKKIGAQMPKGALLVGPPGTGKTLLAKAVAGEANVPFFSISGSEFVEMFVGMGASRIRDLFKQAKEKAPCIVFIDEIDTIGKKRDNGSGLGGNDEREQTLNQLLSEMDGFDGGIGVVILAATNRPDSLDKALLRPGRFDRRIPVELPDLGGREAILKVHAQNVNVSSDIDYNAIARSTSGASGAELANIVNEAALLAVKSGRDIVEQQDFDESVETVIAGYQRKGAVISDKEKKIIAYHEIGHALVAAMQKHSAPVHKITIIPRTSGALGYTMQVAEDESVLMSKEEAIDKITTFTGGRAAEEVIFNTCTSGASNDIEQATKIARAMVTRLGMSEEFDMVALETVSNQYLGGDTSLACSSDTAAKIDEEVFKIVKACHKNAIEILENNIDKLHELAEYLLEKETITGDEFMEILNLK from the coding sequence ATGGATGAACATAAACCCCAAAAAAGGTCTGCACTCTATTATTATACAGTTATAATAATAGTAGTAATGTTTTTAAATGCTTTAATATTTCCAAGTTTAATGGATAAAAAAATGGTTGAGATTGACTATGGGAAGTTTCTTACAATGTTGGATACAGGGAAGGTTAAAGCCGTTGAGATAGAAAACAATAGAATAGCAATAAATCCATCTAGTAGTAAGGATAAGAATATATACATAACTGGTAGAATGGATGACCCAGAATTGGTAGATAGATTAAAAAATGCAAAGGTAGAATTTACTAAGGTTATTCCCAAGGAAAATTCACCTCTTCTAAGTATTTTACTTACATGGATAATACCTATAGGTATTCTTATGCTATTTGGTAATTTAATGATGAAGTCGATGCAAAAGCGAATGGGTGGTAATGCGATGCAATTTGGAAAAAGCAACGCCAAAATGTATGTATCTGCTCAAAGCGGAAAAAGATTTAATGATGTGGCTGGTCAAGATGAGGCAAAAGAAGCTTTAAGTGAAATAGTAGATTTCTTACACAATCCAGAAAAATATAAAAAGATAGGAGCACAAATGCCTAAAGGTGCACTTTTAGTAGGACCTCCAGGTACAGGAAAAACACTTCTTGCAAAAGCTGTAGCAGGAGAAGCAAATGTACCATTTTTCTCAATATCTGGTTCTGAATTTGTTGAGATGTTTGTAGGAATGGGAGCTTCTAGAATTCGTGATTTATTTAAACAAGCAAAAGAAAAAGCTCCATGTATAGTATTTATAGATGAAATTGATACTATTGGTAAAAAACGTGATAATGGAAGTGGATTAGGTGGAAATGACGAACGTGAGCAAACTTTAAACCAGTTGCTAAGTGAGATGGATGGGTTTGATGGAGGAATAGGTGTAGTAATACTTGCTGCTACAAATAGACCTGACAGCCTTGATAAAGCATTACTTCGTCCAGGAAGGTTTGATAGACGTATACCAGTTGAGCTTCCAGACCTTGGAGGGCGTGAAGCTATCTTAAAGGTACATGCTCAAAATGTAAATGTAAGCTCAGATATAGATTATAATGCAATTGCAAGGTCTACATCAGGAGCATCAGGTGCAGAGCTTGCTAATATTGTGAATGAAGCAGCACTCTTAGCCGTTAAATCAGGTAGGGATATAGTAGAGCAACAAGATTTTGATGAATCTGTTGAAACTGTAATTGCTGGGTACCAACGTAAAGGAGCTGTAATTTCTGATAAGGAAAAGAAAATTATAGCCTATCATGAAATAGGTCATGCACTTGTTGCCGCTATGCAAAAACATTCTGCTCCTGTCCATAAGATTACTATAATACCTAGAACTTCAGGTGCATTGGGTTATACTATGCAAGTTGCAGAAGATGAAAGTGTGCTTATGTCTAAAGAAGAAGCAATCGATAAAATAACTACTTTTACAGGTGGTCGTGCTGCTGAAGAAGTTATTTTTAATACTTGTACATCAGGGGCATCAAATGATATAGAGCAAGCTACTAAAATTGCAAGAGCTATGGTTACTCGTCTTGGTATGAGTGAAGAATTTGACATGGTTGCTCTTGAGACAGTAAGTAATCAATACCTAGGAGGAGATACTTCTCTTGCTTGTTCTTCAGATACTGCTGCTAAAATAGATGAAGAAGTATTTAAAATAGTAAAGGCTTGTCATAAGAATGCAATTGAAATTTTAGAGAACAATATTGATAAGTTGCATGAACTTGCTGAATACTTATTAGAAAAGGAAACTATTACAGGTGATGAGTTTATGGAGATACTTAACTTAAAATAA
- a CDS encoding CorA family divalent cation transporter, whose amino-acid sequence MYILNLNTRDIIEDFRDKFYIAENSYLILSAPKNLKLLKEILDIDEITFNDCLKFDEITKLDLFDNYDFLSLNTFELREGEAVIEEVNMYLSDNFILVVVNEEHFLFEFVKNIILKNSQLEKNPVINLFKINYLIFREVIKNGFESLEKVEELILQIEDEMMDKIDKKHVSRISDVRGLTRTIVKNTRPLLYIGDRIVKENIRYLKYSNVKKYNLETFQGIDFGIDKLYNFALSTRELADKLLDIYSSRVGEKTNHLITKLTLLTAISAPLTIITGIYGMNFRYMPELNWIYGYPATLFFMLCIIFVGIIIFKIKKLL is encoded by the coding sequence ATGTATATACTGAATTTAAATACAAGAGATATTATTGAAGATTTTAGAGATAAATTTTATATAGCAGAAAATTCTTATCTCATATTAAGTGCTCCAAAAAATTTAAAATTGCTTAAGGAAATCCTGGATATAGATGAAATAACTTTTAATGATTGTCTTAAATTTGATGAAATAACCAAACTTGATTTATTTGATAATTATGATTTTTTGAGCTTAAATACATTTGAATTAAGAGAAGGAGAAGCTGTTATAGAAGAAGTAAACATGTATTTATCAGATAATTTTATATTGGTTGTAGTTAATGAAGAGCACTTTTTATTTGAATTTGTAAAAAATATTATTTTGAAGAATTCTCAACTTGAAAAAAATCCAGTTATCAATCTATTTAAGATAAACTATTTGATTTTTAGAGAAGTTATAAAAAATGGTTTTGAGTCTTTGGAAAAGGTAGAAGAGTTAATTCTTCAAATAGAAGATGAGATGATGGACAAGATTGACAAAAAACATGTATCTAGAATAAGTGATGTAAGAGGATTAACAAGGACTATAGTTAAGAATACCAGACCCCTTTTGTATATTGGAGATAGAATAGTCAAAGAGAATATAAGGTATTTAAAATATTCAAATGTGAAAAAGTACAATTTAGAAACTTTTCAAGGTATAGATTTTGGAATTGACAAATTATACAATTTCGCATTATCGACACGAGAGTTAGCAGATAAACTATTAGATATTTATTCTTCTAGAGTAGGTGAAAAAACAAATCACTTAATTACAAAATTAACCTTATTAACAGCTATATCGGCACCACTTACAATTATAACTGGTATATATGGAATGAACTTTAGATATATGCCAGAGTTAAATTGGATTTATGGATATCCAGCAACTTTATTTTTTATGTTATGTATAATTTTTGTTGGAATCATAATATTTAAAATAAAAAAATTATTGTAA
- the aroF gene encoding 3-deoxy-7-phosphoheptulonate synthase: protein MIVVLKVGADKNEIRKLIEAIGREGVEVNPIDGTELTVLGLVGDTSKIDAKRIEANKIVEKVMHVVEPFKKANRKFHPEPSIINVNGMEIGSKKIAMIAGPCSVETEEQIVSIAEDVKKSGAGFLRGGAFKPRTSPYAFQGLRYDGLDLLKKAKEKTGLPIVTEIMSTQDIDIFEENVDVIQVGARNMQNFDLLKELGKINKTILLKRGLSATIEEWLMSAEYIMAGGNENVVLCERGIRTFETYTRNTLDLSAILAVKKLSHLPVIVDPSHAAGKSWMVDSLSKAAIAVGADGLIIEVHNDPAHALCDGKQSIKPNEYDELISELKTIASAVGREI from the coding sequence ATGATAGTAGTACTAAAAGTAGGAGCAGATAAAAATGAGATTAGGAAGTTAATAGAAGCTATTGGCAGAGAAGGAGTAGAAGTTAATCCCATAGATGGTACAGAATTAACTGTTTTAGGTTTAGTTGGGGATACTAGTAAAATAGATGCCAAAAGAATAGAAGCAAATAAGATAGTTGAAAAAGTTATGCATGTAGTAGAACCTTTTAAAAAGGCAAATAGAAAGTTTCATCCAGAACCTTCAATCATAAACGTAAATGGTATGGAGATTGGGTCAAAAAAAATCGCTATGATAGCTGGACCTTGTTCTGTTGAAACAGAAGAACAAATAGTATCTATAGCTGAGGATGTAAAAAAATCAGGTGCAGGATTTTTGAGAGGAGGAGCATTTAAGCCAAGAACATCACCATACGCTTTTCAAGGATTAAGATATGATGGATTGGACTTATTAAAGAAAGCAAAAGAGAAAACGGGTCTTCCTATAGTTACAGAAATAATGTCAACACAAGATATAGATATATTTGAAGAAAATGTGGATGTAATTCAAGTTGGAGCTAGAAACATGCAAAACTTCGATTTGTTAAAAGAATTAGGAAAAATAAATAAAACAATACTTTTAAAAAGAGGATTATCTGCTACAATTGAAGAGTGGTTAATGTCAGCAGAGTATATAATGGCTGGAGGAAATGAAAATGTAGTTCTTTGTGAAAGAGGTATAAGAACTTTTGAAACATATACTAGAAATACTTTAGATTTGAGTGCAATTTTAGCTGTAAAGAAACTTAGTCATTTACCAGTTATAGTTGACCCAAGTCATGCCGCAGGAAAATCATGGATGGTTGATTCTCTATCTAAGGCAGCAATTGCAGTTGGAGCAGATGGTCTTATAATAGAAGTTCATAATGACCCAGCACATGCACTTTGTGATGGTAAACAATCAATTAAACCAAACGAATATGATGAATTAATAAGTGAATTAAAAACTATCGCATCAGCGGTTGGAAGAGAAATATAA